CGCAGGAATGGGTGTTGCCACCTTGAGAAGCTTACCAGAGAAAGCCGGCGTCGCCTGGCCGCAAAAAAGCCCGGCAGATCTCTCCGCCGGGCTTTCCTTCTGCTTCGTGCGATTCGCGTCTTACTCTTCCAGCTTGACGGGAACCTTTGCCTTCAGTGCGTACTTGCCACCCTTCACTTCGAGAAGTGCGAGCGGGGTCTTGATCGGCTCGCGATTTGCGCGGATGGTGATGGTGCCGGAAACGCCTTCGAAGTTCTTCGTCTGGCCAAGGGCGGTCTTGAATACTTTCGGGTCGTTGCTCTTCGCGCGCTTCATGGAGTCCGCGAGGAGCATGACGGCGTCGTAGCCCTGTGCGTCGAAGAGGCCCGGCTCGGCGCCGTTGAACTTCTTCTTGAACGCCTCGACGAATTTCGCGGTGGTCGGGGAAGCCTGCTCCGGAGAGAAGCCGAGAGCGCACATGGAGCCTTCAACCGCGGGGCCGCCGAGCTCGATGAACTTCGGAGAGAAGAGGCCGTCGCCGCCGAACATGTTCGCCTTCAGCCCCTGCTTGCGCGCTTCCTTCATGATCAGGGCGCCTTCGGTGTAGTAGCCGGAGAAGAAGATGACGTCCGGATTCTTCGCCTTGATGTTCGTTACCTGTGCGGAGAAGTCCTTGTCGCCGTCCTTCACCTTCTCCTCGGAGACGATCTCGATCCCCTTCCCTTTTGCCGCATCGCGGAAGGTCTGGGAGAAGCCGACGCTGTAGTCGTTGTTGTCGGAAGTGATCACTGCGACTTTCTTGAAGCCGAGGTCTTTTGCGAAGTAGTCGATGCAGGCCGGGATGGCGACGCTGTCGAGCAGGGTGTCGCGGTAGATGAAGTCGCCGTTTTCCACGACGCCCGGGCCGGTGGCGCCTGCGGAGAGGAGTACCACCTGGGCTTTCTGCGCGATCGGGGCGGCAACTTTGGTGATGCCGGTGGTCGGGTCGCCGACGATGGCGACGACGCCGTCACGGGTGATGAGCTTCTGGGTGACCGAAGCGCCTTCCTGCTTGTCGCCGCGGTTGTCGGACTCGACGATCTCGATCTTCTTGCCGTTTA
The DNA window shown above is from Geomonas sp. RF6 and carries:
- a CDS encoding ABC transporter substrate-binding protein: MTMKKYAALLMVGLMAAGSFGCKKKEEGAGSAAGGDTVKIGFLGALTGDVAMFGKPTLEGMKMAAEEINAAGGVNGKKIEIVESDNRGDKQEGASVTQKLITRDGVVAIVGDPTTGITKVAAPIAQKAQVVLLSAGATGPGVVENGDFIYRDTLLDSVAIPACIDYFAKDLGFKKVAVITSDNNDYSVGFSQTFRDAAKGKGIEIVSEEKVKDGDKDFSAQVTNIKAKNPDVIFFSGYYTEGALIMKEARKQGLKANMFGGDGLFSPKFIELGGPAVEGSMCALGFSPEQASPTTAKFVEAFKKKFNGAEPGLFDAQGYDAVMLLADSMKRAKSNDPKVFKTALGQTKNFEGVSGTITIRANREPIKTPLALLEVKGGKYALKAKVPVKLEE